A stretch of Ranitomeya variabilis isolate aRanVar5 chromosome 3, aRanVar5.hap1, whole genome shotgun sequence DNA encodes these proteins:
- the NARS2 gene encoding asparaginyl-tRNA synthetase isoform X3, producing MGTLNGGEATVCFQGPCPFSANPPPPAAMFAPRKASFSILGPRPWRRCRRSHGTATTKLSVRQALVANVDQGEKRVNIQGWVRSVRSQKEILFLHVNDGSTLESLQIVGEPHHKHSAISFGSSVEVCGSLVRSPSKSQNVELKAEDIRVLGGCDSQDFPLKVKERHPPEYVRQFPHLRCRTNTFSSLLRVRSEATAAIHQFFKANGFMHIHTPIITSNDCEGAGELFQVEAPGRDCGPEGDGGFFGVPAFLTVSGQLHLEIMSGGFQKVFTFGPTFRAENSQSRRHLAEFYMVEAEISFTESLEDIMQVMESLFKDTTAALLSACPEDVNLFFKDVSPGQQDRLDRMMKNNFIVMSYTEAIEILKKVATSFQHKTEWGCDLQTEHEKYLVRHCGDVPVFIINYPYDLKPFYARDNDDGPQRTVQCDIIVAA from the exons ATGGGGACACTGAATGGCGGGGAAGCTACAGTGTGTTTCCAAG GTCCGTGCCCGTTCTCTGCCAATCCTCCACCTCCTGCCGCCATGTTTGCCCCCAGGAAGGCGTCCTTCTCCATCCTCGGCCCACGCCCTTGGCGTCGTTGTCGCCGGAGTCACGGTACCGCGACCACCAAGCTCAGTGTGCGACAGGCTCTGGTTGCAAACGTCGACCAGGGAGAAAAGAGAGTAAATATCCAG GGCTGGGTCCGCTCCGTCCGCTCACAGAAAGAAATATTATTCCTGCATGTCAATGATGGCTCAACATTGGAAAGCCTCCAGATTGTGGGCGAGCCCCATCATAAACACAG TGCCATCAGTTTCGGCAGTTCGGTGGAGGTCTGCGGGTCGTTGGTGAGGAGTCCCAGTAAATCGCAGAATGTGGAGCTGAAGGCCGAGGACATTCGTGTATTAGGAGGCTGTGACTCTCAG GATTTTCCGTTGAAAGTAAAGGAGCGGCACCCTCCAGAATACGTCCGGCAGTTCCCTCACCTGCGCTGCAGGACAAACACATTCAGCTCATTACTCCGGGTCCGCAGCGAAGCCACGGCGGCCATACACCAGTTCTTTAAG GCTAATGGATTCATGCACATCCACACCCCCATAATTACCTCTAACGACTGCGAAGGCGCTGGAGAACTCTTCCAGGTGGAG GCTCCCGGCAGAGACTGCGGACCGGAGGGTGACGGCGGGTTTTTCGGGGTTCCTGCATTCCTTACCGTGTCCGGACAGCTGCACCTGGAGATCATGTCGGG ggGGTTCCAGAAAGTCTTCACCTTCGGCCCCACTTTTCGAGCAGAGAATTCACAGAGTCGGAGACATCTGGCCGAGTTCTATATGGTGGAAGCGGAAATCTCCTTCACAGAAAGCCTGGAGGACATAATGCAG GTTATGGAGAGTCTGTTTAAAGACACGACCGCAGCGTTACTTTCCGCCTGCCCCGAGGACGTGAACCTTTTCTTCAAAGACGTGTCCCCGGGACAGCAA GACCGTCTGGATCGAATGATGAAGAATAATTTTATTGT AATGTCTTATACCGAAGCCATAGAAATTCTCAAGAAAGTGGCAACTTCATTTCAGCACAAAACCGAG TGGGGCTGTGACTTGCAGACCGAACACGAGAAGTATTTGGTCAGACATTGCGGCGATGTTCCCGTCTTTATCATCAACTACCCGTATGACCTGAAGCCTTTCTACGCCCGGGACAATGACGATGGGCCTCAGCGTACG GTCCAGTGCGACATCATCGTTGCGGCGTGA
- the NARS2 gene encoding asparaginyl-tRNA synthetase isoform X1 gives MGTLNGGEATVCFQGPCPFSANPPPPAAMFAPRKASFSILGPRPWRRCRRSHGTATTKLSVRQALVANVDQGEKRVNIQGWVRSVRSQKEILFLHVNDGSTLESLQIVGEPHHKHSAISFGSSVEVCGSLVRSPSKSQNVELKAEDIRVLGGCDSQDFPLKVKERHPPEYVRQFPHLRCRTNTFSSLLRVRSEATAAIHQFFKANGFMHIHTPIITSNDCEGAGELFQVEAPGRDCGPEGDGGFFGVPAFLTVSGQLHLEIMSGGFQKVFTFGPTFRAENSQSRRHLAEFYMVEAEISFTESLEDIMQVMESLFKDTTAALLSACPEDVNLFFKDVSPGQQDRLDRMMKNNFIVMSYTEAIEILKKVATSFQHKTEWGCDLQTEHEKYLVRHCGDVPVFIINYPYDLKPFYARDNDDGPQRTAAAVDLLVPGVGELFGGSLREERLPVLQSRLDRLGLADTYQWYLDIRRFGSVPHGGFGMGFERYLQCILGVDNIKDAIPFPRFPYSCHL, from the exons ATGGGGACACTGAATGGCGGGGAAGCTACAGTGTGTTTCCAAG GTCCGTGCCCGTTCTCTGCCAATCCTCCACCTCCTGCCGCCATGTTTGCCCCCAGGAAGGCGTCCTTCTCCATCCTCGGCCCACGCCCTTGGCGTCGTTGTCGCCGGAGTCACGGTACCGCGACCACCAAGCTCAGTGTGCGACAGGCTCTGGTTGCAAACGTCGACCAGGGAGAAAAGAGAGTAAATATCCAG GGCTGGGTCCGCTCCGTCCGCTCACAGAAAGAAATATTATTCCTGCATGTCAATGATGGCTCAACATTGGAAAGCCTCCAGATTGTGGGCGAGCCCCATCATAAACACAG TGCCATCAGTTTCGGCAGTTCGGTGGAGGTCTGCGGGTCGTTGGTGAGGAGTCCCAGTAAATCGCAGAATGTGGAGCTGAAGGCCGAGGACATTCGTGTATTAGGAGGCTGTGACTCTCAG GATTTTCCGTTGAAAGTAAAGGAGCGGCACCCTCCAGAATACGTCCGGCAGTTCCCTCACCTGCGCTGCAGGACAAACACATTCAGCTCATTACTCCGGGTCCGCAGCGAAGCCACGGCGGCCATACACCAGTTCTTTAAG GCTAATGGATTCATGCACATCCACACCCCCATAATTACCTCTAACGACTGCGAAGGCGCTGGAGAACTCTTCCAGGTGGAG GCTCCCGGCAGAGACTGCGGACCGGAGGGTGACGGCGGGTTTTTCGGGGTTCCTGCATTCCTTACCGTGTCCGGACAGCTGCACCTGGAGATCATGTCGGG ggGGTTCCAGAAAGTCTTCACCTTCGGCCCCACTTTTCGAGCAGAGAATTCACAGAGTCGGAGACATCTGGCCGAGTTCTATATGGTGGAAGCGGAAATCTCCTTCACAGAAAGCCTGGAGGACATAATGCAG GTTATGGAGAGTCTGTTTAAAGACACGACCGCAGCGTTACTTTCCGCCTGCCCCGAGGACGTGAACCTTTTCTTCAAAGACGTGTCCCCGGGACAGCAA GACCGTCTGGATCGAATGATGAAGAATAATTTTATTGT AATGTCTTATACCGAAGCCATAGAAATTCTCAAGAAAGTGGCAACTTCATTTCAGCACAAAACCGAG TGGGGCTGTGACTTGCAGACCGAACACGAGAAGTATTTGGTCAGACATTGCGGCGATGTTCCCGTCTTTATCATCAACTACCCGTATGACCTGAAGCCTTTCTACGCCCGGGACAATGACGATGGGCCTCAGCGTACG GCCGCCGCCGTGGATCTGCTCGTCCCTGGGGTCGGAGAGCTCTTTGGCGGGAGCTTGAGAGAGGAGAGACTTCCTGTCCTGCAGTCACGTCTCGACAG GTTAGGACTGGCTGACACGTACCAGTG GTATCTAGATATACGTCGGTTCGGATCTGTTCCACACGGCGGTTTCGGGATGGGATTTGAGCGATACCTGCAGTGCATTTTGGGAGTGGACAATATCAAAGATGCCATCCCATTTCCAAGATTTCCCTATTCCTGCCACTTATGA
- the NARS2 gene encoding asparaginyl-tRNA synthetase isoform X2, producing MFAPRKASFSILGPRPWRRCRRSHGTATTKLSVRQALVANVDQGEKRVNIQGWVRSVRSQKEILFLHVNDGSTLESLQIVGEPHHKHSAISFGSSVEVCGSLVRSPSKSQNVELKAEDIRVLGGCDSQDFPLKVKERHPPEYVRQFPHLRCRTNTFSSLLRVRSEATAAIHQFFKANGFMHIHTPIITSNDCEGAGELFQVEAPGRDCGPEGDGGFFGVPAFLTVSGQLHLEIMSGGFQKVFTFGPTFRAENSQSRRHLAEFYMVEAEISFTESLEDIMQVMESLFKDTTAALLSACPEDVNLFFKDVSPGQQDRLDRMMKNNFIVMSYTEAIEILKKVATSFQHKTEWGCDLQTEHEKYLVRHCGDVPVFIINYPYDLKPFYARDNDDGPQRTAAAVDLLVPGVGELFGGSLREERLPVLQSRLDRLGLADTYQWYLDIRRFGSVPHGGFGMGFERYLQCILGVDNIKDAIPFPRFPYSCHL from the exons ATGTTTGCCCCCAGGAAGGCGTCCTTCTCCATCCTCGGCCCACGCCCTTGGCGTCGTTGTCGCCGGAGTCACGGTACCGCGACCACCAAGCTCAGTGTGCGACAGGCTCTGGTTGCAAACGTCGACCAGGGAGAAAAGAGAGTAAATATCCAG GGCTGGGTCCGCTCCGTCCGCTCACAGAAAGAAATATTATTCCTGCATGTCAATGATGGCTCAACATTGGAAAGCCTCCAGATTGTGGGCGAGCCCCATCATAAACACAG TGCCATCAGTTTCGGCAGTTCGGTGGAGGTCTGCGGGTCGTTGGTGAGGAGTCCCAGTAAATCGCAGAATGTGGAGCTGAAGGCCGAGGACATTCGTGTATTAGGAGGCTGTGACTCTCAG GATTTTCCGTTGAAAGTAAAGGAGCGGCACCCTCCAGAATACGTCCGGCAGTTCCCTCACCTGCGCTGCAGGACAAACACATTCAGCTCATTACTCCGGGTCCGCAGCGAAGCCACGGCGGCCATACACCAGTTCTTTAAG GCTAATGGATTCATGCACATCCACACCCCCATAATTACCTCTAACGACTGCGAAGGCGCTGGAGAACTCTTCCAGGTGGAG GCTCCCGGCAGAGACTGCGGACCGGAGGGTGACGGCGGGTTTTTCGGGGTTCCTGCATTCCTTACCGTGTCCGGACAGCTGCACCTGGAGATCATGTCGGG ggGGTTCCAGAAAGTCTTCACCTTCGGCCCCACTTTTCGAGCAGAGAATTCACAGAGTCGGAGACATCTGGCCGAGTTCTATATGGTGGAAGCGGAAATCTCCTTCACAGAAAGCCTGGAGGACATAATGCAG GTTATGGAGAGTCTGTTTAAAGACACGACCGCAGCGTTACTTTCCGCCTGCCCCGAGGACGTGAACCTTTTCTTCAAAGACGTGTCCCCGGGACAGCAA GACCGTCTGGATCGAATGATGAAGAATAATTTTATTGT AATGTCTTATACCGAAGCCATAGAAATTCTCAAGAAAGTGGCAACTTCATTTCAGCACAAAACCGAG TGGGGCTGTGACTTGCAGACCGAACACGAGAAGTATTTGGTCAGACATTGCGGCGATGTTCCCGTCTTTATCATCAACTACCCGTATGACCTGAAGCCTTTCTACGCCCGGGACAATGACGATGGGCCTCAGCGTACG GCCGCCGCCGTGGATCTGCTCGTCCCTGGGGTCGGAGAGCTCTTTGGCGGGAGCTTGAGAGAGGAGAGACTTCCTGTCCTGCAGTCACGTCTCGACAG GTTAGGACTGGCTGACACGTACCAGTG GTATCTAGATATACGTCGGTTCGGATCTGTTCCACACGGCGGTTTCGGGATGGGATTTGAGCGATACCTGCAGTGCATTTTGGGAGTGGACAATATCAAAGATGCCATCCCATTTCCAAGATTTCCCTATTCCTGCCACTTATGA